The Macrobrachium nipponense isolate FS-2020 chromosome 13, ASM1510439v2, whole genome shotgun sequence genome has a window encoding:
- the LOC135225663 gene encoding uncharacterized protein LOC135225663 isoform X2, giving the protein MGICGDPGFRGFIIATAVQNVFLQILGAIVNALSLWCLWKCRRTGNAIKLQLALVFILLFLLATVILPGEGWINYLDFFCRSEKIRDSTTIFFLLASGFILQLERMNISSVAIYRFIAVKFPQLYKRMTQVKVVAALEVIIFIYISIPYLIGFTQPMTVARFEDGNQYVKFGQRNSTVAKVVYRMYAYNFLIPFLITLTAYSLMAVIILYQKFKTKTLGQTDHVTFTIQLIILIDLVLDAPHAIAHFTRAKRSNMTIVHMVFHMHLIIDPLIFLFLNPHNRRVVVETARGSLPQRFAAYLPPATASTNTGTPPKDSHPMLNSPTPHTRRKYEINRPVDENSLILQKVGNPPNAGKYKYQEDKRDRPNTLGVSQLDKADDGMSNIPLTPLDDALKRFDGGQP; this is encoded by the exons ATGGGAATATGTGGGGATCCCGGTTTTCGAGGATTTATAATCGCAACGGCAGTTCAGAACGTCTTCCTCCAAATCCTCGGTGCCATAG TTAACGCGCTGAGCTTATGGTGTCTATGGAAATGCCGAAGAACTGGCAACGCCATAAAACTCCAGCTTGCTCTGGTCTTCATCCTGCTGTTCCTGTTAGCTACGGTGATCCTCCCGGGCGAAGGATGGATTAATTACCTCGACTTCTTTTGTCGGAGTGAAAAGATCAGAGACTCCACGACCATCTTTTTCCTCCTCGCATCCGGGTTCATTCTGCAGTTGGAGAGGATGAATATAAGCAGCGTGGCCATTTACAG GTTCATTGCAGTCAAGTTTCCTCAGCTATATAAACGGATGACTCAGGTGAAGGTGGTTGCAGCGTTGGAGGTCATAatctttatttacatttctatCCCCTACCTCATAGGATTTACACAG CCAATGACGGTGGCCAGATTCGAAGACGGGAACCAGTACGTTAAGTTCGGGCAGAGAAATTCTACTGTTGCCAAGGTTGTTTATAGGATGTATGCTTACAATTTCCTGATCCCATTCCTGATAACGTTAACAGCTTATTCACTGATGGCTGTCATA ATTCTCTATCAGAAATTCAAAACCAAGACCTTGGGGCAAACAGACCACGTGACCTTCACAATACAGCTGATTATCCTGATCGATCTTGTGCTGGACGCCCCCCATGCCATCGCTCACTTCACGAGAGCCAAGCGTTCCAACATGACGATCGTCCACATGGTTTTCCACATGCACCTGATAATTGACcctctcatcttcctcttcttgaaTCCACACAACAGGCGGGTCGTCGTGGAAACTGCGAGAGGCTCACTTCCTCAAAGGTTCGCTGCTTACTTGCCACCAGCTACGGCAAGTACCAACACCGGTACTCCTCCGAAGGACAGTCATCCAATGCTGAATTCACCCACGCCCCACACCCGCCGCAAGTACGAAATAAATAGGCCGGTTGATGAAAATTCGCTGATACTTCAAAAAGTAGGAAACCCCCCGAATGCTGGCAAATATAAGTATCAAGAGGATAAAAGGGACCGGCCGAACACACTGGGAGTATCACAGCTTGATAAAGCAGACGATGGCATGTCAAATATTCCACTAACGCCATTGGATGATGCCCTAAAAAGGTTTGATGGAGGACAGCCTTAG
- the LOC135225663 gene encoding uncharacterized protein LOC135225663 isoform X1: protein MGICGDPGFRGFIIATAVQNVFLQILGAIVNALSLWCLWKCRRTGNAIKLQLALVFILLFLLATVILPGEGWINYLDFFCRSEKIRDSTTIFFLLASGFILQLERMNISSVAIYRFIAVKFPQLYKRMTQVKVVAALEVIIFIYISIPYLIGFTQPMTVARFEDGNQYVKFGQRNSTVAKVVYRMYAYNFLIPFLITLTAYSLMAVIVSKILYQKFKTKTLGQTDHVTFTIQLIILIDLVLDAPHAIAHFTRAKRSNMTIVHMVFHMHLIIDPLIFLFLNPHNRRVVVETARGSLPQRFAAYLPPATASTNTGTPPKDSHPMLNSPTPHTRRKYEINRPVDENSLILQKVGNPPNAGKYKYQEDKRDRPNTLGVSQLDKADDGMSNIPLTPLDDALKRFDGGQP from the exons ATGGGAATATGTGGGGATCCCGGTTTTCGAGGATTTATAATCGCAACGGCAGTTCAGAACGTCTTCCTCCAAATCCTCGGTGCCATAG TTAACGCGCTGAGCTTATGGTGTCTATGGAAATGCCGAAGAACTGGCAACGCCATAAAACTCCAGCTTGCTCTGGTCTTCATCCTGCTGTTCCTGTTAGCTACGGTGATCCTCCCGGGCGAAGGATGGATTAATTACCTCGACTTCTTTTGTCGGAGTGAAAAGATCAGAGACTCCACGACCATCTTTTTCCTCCTCGCATCCGGGTTCATTCTGCAGTTGGAGAGGATGAATATAAGCAGCGTGGCCATTTACAG GTTCATTGCAGTCAAGTTTCCTCAGCTATATAAACGGATGACTCAGGTGAAGGTGGTTGCAGCGTTGGAGGTCATAatctttatttacatttctatCCCCTACCTCATAGGATTTACACAG CCAATGACGGTGGCCAGATTCGAAGACGGGAACCAGTACGTTAAGTTCGGGCAGAGAAATTCTACTGTTGCCAAGGTTGTTTATAGGATGTATGCTTACAATTTCCTGATCCCATTCCTGATAACGTTAACAGCTTATTCACTGATGGCTGTCATAGTAAGTAAG ATTCTCTATCAGAAATTCAAAACCAAGACCTTGGGGCAAACAGACCACGTGACCTTCACAATACAGCTGATTATCCTGATCGATCTTGTGCTGGACGCCCCCCATGCCATCGCTCACTTCACGAGAGCCAAGCGTTCCAACATGACGATCGTCCACATGGTTTTCCACATGCACCTGATAATTGACcctctcatcttcctcttcttgaaTCCACACAACAGGCGGGTCGTCGTGGAAACTGCGAGAGGCTCACTTCCTCAAAGGTTCGCTGCTTACTTGCCACCAGCTACGGCAAGTACCAACACCGGTACTCCTCCGAAGGACAGTCATCCAATGCTGAATTCACCCACGCCCCACACCCGCCGCAAGTACGAAATAAATAGGCCGGTTGATGAAAATTCGCTGATACTTCAAAAAGTAGGAAACCCCCCGAATGCTGGCAAATATAAGTATCAAGAGGATAAAAGGGACCGGCCGAACACACTGGGAGTATCACAGCTTGATAAAGCAGACGATGGCATGTCAAATATTCCACTAACGCCATTGGATGATGCCCTAAAAAGGTTTGATGGAGGACAGCCTTAG